One region of Desulfitobacterium chlororespirans DSM 11544 genomic DNA includes:
- a CDS encoding CobW family GTP-binding protein → MGTEIYIISGFLGVGKTTLIQKMLKEAFQGEKVVLIENDFGEISVDAALLKSGGVEVKEISAGCICCSLSGDFVKALKDLLLRFHPDKIIIEPSGVGKLSDVMKACSDPRIVLNAKVQGKITVVDVKRCQMHLDNFGEFFEDQIRNADVVVFSRTESFPSKIGDGEKIIKKLNPHGRVLTKPWSQINTAELLNPRSHKSTGRCCHGHNDNNHDGDHHHDHHHHHHHHRHDHAADCGHPEGCEHNSRAEDVFDTVTIRTKRVFDTEDLKAKVVKMENSAKGTILRAKGIVRGSKGYLNLQYLPGDIRITGCQARGDMLCIIGRNLNRQELCAIFSGE, encoded by the coding sequence ATGGGGACAGAAATCTATATTATTTCCGGGTTTCTGGGAGTAGGCAAAACCACCTTAATCCAAAAAATGCTTAAAGAGGCATTCCAGGGGGAAAAAGTAGTTCTGATCGAAAATGATTTCGGTGAGATCAGCGTCGATGCGGCCTTGCTTAAATCAGGCGGTGTGGAAGTCAAAGAAATCAGTGCCGGGTGCATTTGCTGCAGCCTTTCCGGCGATTTCGTGAAAGCCCTTAAAGATCTTTTGCTCCGTTTTCACCCTGATAAAATTATTATTGAGCCTTCCGGTGTCGGCAAGCTTTCCGATGTTATGAAAGCTTGTTCCGATCCGCGTATTGTACTCAATGCCAAAGTGCAGGGCAAAATTACGGTGGTGGATGTGAAACGCTGCCAAATGCACCTCGATAACTTTGGCGAATTTTTCGAAGATCAGATTCGCAACGCCGATGTGGTTGTGTTCAGCCGCACGGAAAGTTTCCCCTCCAAAATAGGGGATGGGGAAAAAATAATCAAAAAGCTGAACCCTCACGGAAGGGTCCTGACCAAGCCGTGGTCTCAAATCAATACGGCGGAACTTTTAAATCCCCGGAGCCACAAGTCTACAGGCCGGTGCTGCCATGGTCATAATGACAATAATCATGATGGTGATCATCATCATGACCATCACCATCACCATCACCATCATCGCCATGACCATGCAGCGGACTGCGGCCACCCAGAGGGGTGTGAACATAACAGCCGGGCGGAAGATGTCTTTGATACCGTCACTATCCGGACAAAGCGGGTATTCGATACTGAAGATTTAAAGGCCAAGGTCGTGAAAATGGAGAACAGTGCCAAGGGAACGATCCTGCGGGCTAAAGGGATCGTCCGCGGCTCCAAGGGTTATTTAAACCTGCAATATCTCCCCGGGGATATTCGGATTACAGGCTGCCAGGCCAGGGGTGATATGCTCTGCATCATCGGCCGCAACCTCAACCGGCAGGAGCTGTGCGCCATTTTTAGCGGGGAGTGA